A window of Cyclopterus lumpus isolate fCycLum1 chromosome 14, fCycLum1.pri, whole genome shotgun sequence contains these coding sequences:
- the bsx gene encoding brain-specific homeobox protein homolog, with the protein MSMNYVSAAPTQRSTSFFIEDILLHKPKPLREVFPSPFCGSLASRMPLLEYGYPLMPTPILAPHPHHPLHKPEHHQYFFTSGMQMPALFQHHAELPGKHCRRRKARTVFSDSQLSGLEKRFEIQRYLSTPERVELATALSLSETQVKTWFQNRRMKHKKQLRKAQDERKPPGELDRSAENSSESELNEKSAEEAQRGLEPDSYLLEENDDDVDIEEDICSPDHLL; encoded by the exons ATGAGCATGAACTACGTATCTGCGGCGCCCACGCAGAGGTCCACGTCGTTTTTCATTGAGGACATCTTATTGCACAAACCCAAGCCGCTGAGAGAGGTCTTCCCCTCGCCGTTCTGCGGCTCCCTGGCCTCCCGGATGCCCCTCCTGGAGTACGGATACCCGCTGATGCCAACCCCGATCCTGGCGCCGCATCCGCACCATCCTCTCCACAAGCCAGAGCACCACCAGTACTTCTTCACTTCTG GCATGCAGATGCCGGCCCTGTTCCAGCACCACGCAGAGTTACCGGGGAAGCACTGCAGGCGCCGGAAGGCCCGGACGGTGTTCTCCGACTCGCAGCTGTCTGGCCTGGAGAAGAGATTCGAAATCCAGCGGTACCTCTCCACGCCGGAGAGAGTGGAGCTGGCCACGGCGCTCAGCCTGTCCGAGacgcag GTTAAAACGTGGTTCCAGAACCGGCGGATGAAGCACAAGAAGCAGCTGAGGAAAGCGCAGGACGAGCGGAAGCCGCCCGGGGAGCTGGACCGGTCCGCGGAGAACTCCAGCGAGAGCGAGCTGAACGAGAAGAGCGCCGAGGAGGCGCAGCGCGGACTGGAGCCGGACTCCTACCTGCTGGAGGAAAACGACGACGATGTGGACATCGAGGAGGACATTTGCTCCCCGGATCATCTACTATAG
- the lim2.1 gene encoding lens intrinsic membrane protein 2.1 → MYSFMGGGLFCAGVGNILLIVSTATDYWMQYRQSSNYMHQGLWRYCMPGKCFPHSDSIAHLDATRALMILSLLACFIGIIIGIMAFIHYSSFDRFDKTFAAGILFFISCFLVFLAMTVYTGVTINYYGKRYGNWRFSWSYIIGWVSVVLTFFSGIFYLCAYRMHECPRSTNSH, encoded by the exons ATGTACAGCTTTATGGGTGGAGGTTTGTTCTGTGCAGGAGTGGGGAACATCCTCCTGATCGTTTCCACAGCAACCGATTACTGGATGCAGTATCGGCAGTCCAGCAACTACATGCACCAGGGCCTGTGGCGCTACTGTATGCCGGGCAAATGCTTCCCACACAGCGACAGCATCG CCCACTTAGACGCCACCCGAGCCCTCATGATCCTCTCTCTTTTGGCCTGTTTCATCGGCATCATCATTGGCATTATGGCCTTCATCCATTACTCCTCCTTCGACAGGTTTGACAAAACCTTTGCTGCAGGCATATTGTTTTTCATCTCGT GCTTTTTAGTGTTTCTAGCAATGACGGTGTACACTGGTGTGACTATTAACTACTATGGGAAACGCTATGGGAACTGGAGGTTCTCCTGGTCCTACATCATTGGCTGGGTGTCAGTGGTGCTCACCTTTTTTTCAG GTATCTTCTATCTGTGTGCCTATCGGATGCATGAGTGCCCCCGGAGCACTAACTCTCATTAG